A window from Chryseobacterium vaccae encodes these proteins:
- a CDS encoding M1 family metallopeptidase — translation MKRLLYALAVAVSMQLVSAQELYMPRNIKKAYEKGTRDISGAPGKNYWQNKGVYNVDVKVDAGTKIVSGKETIVYSNNSPDQLNELAIRFVNNLHKPQSPRSGFVSKDFLSSGLHIKSFIVNGEKYNINSDDWSTVEKVKLNKPLKAGTKAEVKIEWEYPLSVQSGREGQIDPETFYVAYSFPRISVYDDYNGWDMLPHSDRQEFYNDFNDYSFSITAPKNFVVWATGDFLNPDAVLQPEYLKRYKNSLKSDKVIHIATEQEMRSGKVTKPNKWNIWKFKASHITDFCFALSNHYVWDAASVQLKTKRASVQAGYKTDAKDFEHYVDWMRYNLDWFSKNWPGVEYPYNVMTAIQGYADMEYPMMINDSSIPDNFQDARLTADHEIAHTYFPFYMGINETRYAFMDEGWATTLEYLIGIDENGEAAAKEFFKNFRIKRWIKDPSAEQDQPIITMSTQVSGAGYGNNSYVKASLSYLALKDYLGDELFKKALHHYMDNWNGKHPVPWDYFNSMSTGSGKNLTWFFNNWFYTNNYIDLKVKGASQLNDLLTVNVDNVGGFAIPFDAVLSYEDGTTEKLHFSPALWEKNQKQTDLVIPIKKKVKSVTLDGDLFMDYTPEDNTRPL, via the coding sequence ATGAAAAGACTTCTTTATGCCCTGGCTGTTGCTGTATCTATGCAATTGGTCTCTGCTCAAGAATTGTATATGCCGAGAAATATTAAAAAGGCGTATGAAAAAGGAACCCGGGATATTTCCGGAGCACCCGGTAAAAATTACTGGCAGAATAAAGGAGTTTATAATGTAGATGTAAAGGTAGATGCCGGTACAAAAATAGTTTCAGGAAAAGAAACGATTGTGTACAGCAATAATAGCCCGGATCAGCTTAATGAGCTGGCGATAAGATTTGTGAATAACCTTCATAAACCGCAGTCTCCAAGATCCGGTTTTGTTTCAAAGGATTTTTTATCTTCAGGGCTTCATATCAAATCATTCATTGTGAATGGTGAGAAGTATAACATCAACAGTGATGATTGGAGTACTGTTGAAAAAGTAAAACTGAATAAACCCCTTAAAGCAGGTACAAAAGCTGAGGTGAAAATCGAATGGGAATATCCGCTTTCTGTACAGAGTGGAAGAGAAGGGCAGATTGATCCTGAAACTTTTTATGTAGCCTATTCATTCCCGAGAATTTCAGTTTATGATGATTACAACGGTTGGGATATGCTGCCTCACTCCGACAGACAGGAGTTTTATAATGATTTTAATGATTATAGCTTCAGCATCACCGCTCCGAAGAACTTTGTGGTCTGGGCAACCGGAGATTTCCTGAATCCTGACGCTGTTCTTCAACCGGAATACCTGAAAAGATATAAAAACTCATTGAAAAGCGATAAGGTGATACACATTGCCACTGAACAGGAAATGAGATCCGGAAAAGTAACTAAACCGAACAAATGGAATATCTGGAAATTCAAAGCCAGCCATATCACCGATTTTTGTTTTGCATTAAGCAACCATTATGTTTGGGATGCAGCAAGCGTTCAGCTGAAAACCAAGAGAGCAAGCGTTCAGGCGGGTTATAAAACAGATGCCAAAGATTTTGAACATTATGTAGACTGGATGCGTTATAACCTGGACTGGTTTTCGAAAAACTGGCCGGGAGTAGAATATCCTTATAATGTAATGACTGCCATCCAGGGATATGCCGATATGGAATATCCAATGATGATCAACGATAGCAGTATTCCGGATAATTTCCAGGATGCAAGACTAACGGCAGACCATGAAATAGCCCATACTTATTTCCCTTTTTACATGGGAATTAATGAAACCAGATATGCTTTTATGGATGAAGGCTGGGCAACCACACTGGAATATCTTATCGGAATTGATGAGAACGGTGAGGCAGCCGCAAAAGAATTCTTTAAAAACTTCAGAATCAAAAGGTGGATTAAAGATCCATCTGCAGAACAGGACCAGCCCATCATTACCATGAGTACACAGGTAAGCGGAGCCGGATATGGAAACAATTCCTATGTAAAAGCCTCCCTTTCTTATCTGGCACTGAAGGATTATCTGGGCGATGAACTGTTCAAAAAAGCATTACATCATTATATGGATAATTGGAACGGAAAACATCCTGTTCCATGGGATTATTTCAATTCTATGAGCACCGGATCCGGTAAAAACCTCACCTGGTTCTTTAATAACTGGTTCTATACCAATAATTATATTGATTTAAAAGTAAAAGGAGCTTCACAGCTTAATGATCTTCTTACGGTAAACGTTGATAATGTTGGTGGATTTGCCATTCCTTTTGACGCTGTTTTGAGCTACGAGGACGGAACCACAGAAAAACTTCATTTTTCACCGGCTTTGTGGGAGAAAAATCAAAAACAGACAGACCTTGTTATTCCTATAAAAAAGAAAGTAAAATCGGTTACTTTGGACGGAGACCTTTTTATGGACTACACACCGGAAGATAATACAAGACCTTTATAA
- a CDS encoding zinc metalloprotease, with protein MKKVLLGAGIVFLASCSNDTNLNNESSEGEPQTSQVSSKRTCPSDQMRDEILNKDPEARARVLAIEKYTENHINDIKVGKVLADGTVEIPVVFNVVYKTAAENVSDARLQSQIDVLNKDYGATNSDINNTPAEFVPVKAGDTKIRFRLSKVVRKQSNTTLWNPDQNKMKAASTGIAATSPDNYLNIWIVNQMSNGTLGYAYYPGTISSSLDGVVIAAPYIGTGSGTSAPYNLGRTATHEVGHYLNLPHLWGSSNTGCQTDYSNDTPLSPGPNYGVPSYPLNRTCSGVSRSQMFMNYMDYVDDRAMHMFTANQKQRMQAVVAASGPRSGLRLY; from the coding sequence ATGAAAAAAGTTCTATTAGGAGCCGGAATAGTCTTTCTGGCCTCCTGCAGCAACGACACGAATCTAAACAACGAATCTTCAGAAGGAGAACCGCAGACATCACAGGTTTCCAGCAAAAGAACCTGTCCTTCAGACCAAATGAGGGATGAAATTTTAAACAAAGATCCCGAGGCCCGCGCAAGAGTCCTAGCCATTGAAAAATATACAGAAAACCACATTAACGACATCAAGGTAGGCAAAGTATTGGCCGATGGGACCGTAGAAATCCCTGTCGTATTCAATGTCGTGTATAAAACAGCTGCCGAAAATGTTTCCGATGCAAGACTTCAATCTCAGATTGATGTCCTGAACAAAGATTATGGAGCTACCAATTCCGATATCAACAATACCCCTGCAGAGTTTGTTCCTGTAAAAGCCGGAGACACGAAGATCCGATTCAGGCTGTCAAAAGTTGTCAGAAAACAGAGCAACACTACTCTATGGAATCCTGATCAGAATAAAATGAAAGCGGCAAGTACAGGAATTGCAGCTACTTCACCAGACAATTATTTGAATATCTGGATTGTTAACCAAATGAGTAACGGTACTCTTGGTTACGCTTATTATCCGGGAACAATTTCATCATCACTGGATGGTGTTGTTATTGCAGCTCCTTATATCGGAACTGGCTCGGGAACTTCTGCTCCATACAATCTGGGCAGAACAGCGACTCATGAAGTAGGCCACTATCTGAATCTTCCACACCTTTGGGGATCATCAAATACAGGCTGTCAAACGGATTATTCCAATGATACCCCTCTTTCTCCCGGCCCGAATTACGGAGTTCCATCCTATCCTCTTAACCGTACCTGCAGCGGGGTAAGCCGTTCTCAGATGTTCATGAATTACATGGATTATGTGGACGACAGAGCAATGCATATGTTTACAGCCAATCAGAAGCAGAGAATGCAGGCTGTAGTAGCAGCATCCGGTCCAAGATCGGGATTAAGACTTTATTAA
- a CDS encoding response regulator transcription factor, with product MKKTIVIVDDHILIAKALEGIIGNFSEFEVIYVCENGKDLIQKLENKSPIPDIILLDISMPIMNGFETAAWLTKNHPDIKVMALSMQGDDNSVIKMIKSGAKGYLLKNTHPKDLETALTKLNSEGFFYPEWASKIIFSNIGKEMDTENTVRISDREKEFLKYTVTELSYKEIADKMCCSPRTVESYRDQLCDKLDLKTRVGLAVFAIKNGFAN from the coding sequence ATGAAAAAAACTATAGTGATCGTTGACGACCACATTCTTATTGCCAAAGCTCTGGAAGGCATCATAGGTAACTTCAGTGAATTTGAGGTAATTTATGTATGTGAAAATGGTAAAGACCTGATCCAGAAGCTTGAAAACAAAAGCCCGATTCCGGATATTATTCTGTTAGACATCAGCATGCCCATCATGAACGGCTTTGAAACGGCAGCCTGGCTTACAAAAAATCATCCTGATATTAAAGTGATGGCCCTCAGCATGCAGGGTGATGATAACAGCGTCATCAAAATGATTAAAAGCGGAGCAAAAGGATATTTATTAAAAAATACTCATCCAAAAGATCTGGAAACGGCATTGACTAAATTAAATTCCGAAGGTTTTTTCTATCCAGAATGGGCCTCAAAGATCATTTTTTCCAATATCGGAAAAGAAATGGACACTGAAAATACAGTACGAATTTCAGACCGTGAAAAAGAGTTTCTGAAATATACCGTTACCGAACTAAGCTATAAAGAGATTGCAGATAAAATGTGCTGCAGCCCGAGAACGGTGGAAAGCTATCGTGACCAGCTCTGCGATAAATTAGATCTTAAAACCCGGGTAGGTCTTGCAGTTTTTGCCATCAAAAATGGTTTCGCCAATTGA
- a CDS encoding sensor histidine kinase has protein sequence MGKTELIITIILFNIFFVLFVVAVIIYIRKYKQRKREYINEIEIKNEIHKRELLATQLEIQQATMQQIGRELHDNIGQKLTLVSLYTQQLLYENKVPEVSERIDQVSQIINQSLQDLRSLSKTLTDDNITQKEIVTLIQEEVDNTNAFQRCHITFEHNFEQLDLGFVHKNVLLRITQEFIQNSIKHANCKNIFINLNTSENILWELNLRDDGIGFDSTKTTSNGIGLTNMKNRAAIIGAEFKFESQENIGTSLNIILKKQS, from the coding sequence ATGGGGAAAACAGAGCTCATCATAACAATTATTCTCTTTAATATCTTTTTTGTGCTGTTTGTTGTAGCTGTAATTATATACATCCGAAAATACAAACAGCGCAAAAGAGAATATATCAATGAAATTGAAATAAAAAATGAAATTCACAAACGCGAACTTCTGGCCACACAGCTGGAGATTCAGCAGGCTACCATGCAGCAGATCGGCCGTGAGCTTCATGATAATATCGGACAGAAGCTGACTTTGGTAAGCCTATACACCCAGCAGCTCCTATATGAAAACAAAGTACCTGAAGTAAGTGAAAGAATCGATCAGGTTTCACAAATTATCAACCAATCGCTTCAGGATCTCAGAAGCCTTTCAAAAACCCTGACTGATGACAATATAACCCAGAAGGAAATTGTAACTTTGATTCAGGAAGAGGTAGATAATACGAATGCTTTTCAAAGATGCCATATCACATTTGAGCACAATTTTGAACAGCTGGATCTTGGGTTTGTTCATAAAAATGTACTGCTGAGGATTACACAGGAATTTATCCAGAACAGCATCAAACATGCCAATTGCAAAAATATTTTCATCAACCTGAATACTTCTGAAAATATTCTTTGGGAACTCAATCTCAGGGATGACGGTATTGGATTTGACAGTACCAAGACCACATCCAACGGTATCGGACTGACCAATATGAAGAACAGGGCAGCCATTATAGGAGCAGAATTCAAATTTGAAAGCCAAGAAAACATCGGTACCTCGCTCAACATTATTTTAAAGAAACAATCATGA
- a CDS encoding zinc metalloprotease, with product MKKTVLGVLITLFVSCNNEIENPTAENPIQDQSTALAKDGAICGSDVVRQKLLSENPDAAQRMMQIENNTAEFIEQKKMGKVLPDGSVEIPVIFNVLYTNSTNNVSDARINSQIDVLNKAFASTHANVSNIPSAFQPVNAGDTKIKFRLAQINRKSTTTSNWAPNDNMKRSSTGGINATDPTKYLNIWVVNYMPYQTGYVLGYATFPESAGLWNDGVVMMDEYVGEGGPVATHNKGRVTVHEVGHYLNLRHIWGDANCGNDFVDDTPQQITNHRGVPSYPKMETCGGVSRSTMFMNYMDYSDETTLFMFTKKQNDRMQASISANGPRAGLRIL from the coding sequence ATGAAAAAAACAGTATTAGGAGTATTAATTACTCTTTTTGTTTCATGTAACAATGAAATAGAAAATCCTACCGCCGAAAATCCAATTCAGGATCAATCCACAGCACTTGCTAAAGACGGCGCCATATGCGGCTCGGATGTAGTAAGACAGAAGCTCCTTTCAGAAAATCCCGATGCAGCACAACGTATGATGCAGATAGAGAACAACACCGCTGAATTTATTGAACAGAAAAAGATGGGCAAAGTTCTTCCGGATGGCAGTGTTGAAATCCCGGTGATCTTCAATGTTCTGTACACCAATTCAACGAATAATGTGTCTGATGCGAGAATCAACTCACAGATTGATGTACTGAACAAAGCTTTTGCGTCAACTCATGCTAATGTTTCCAACATTCCTTCTGCATTCCAGCCTGTGAATGCCGGAGATACGAAGATCAAATTCAGACTGGCTCAGATTAACAGAAAATCAACAACTACTTCCAACTGGGCTCCTAATGATAATATGAAAAGATCCTCTACAGGTGGAATCAACGCTACAGACCCTACGAAATATCTGAATATTTGGGTGGTTAATTATATGCCATACCAAACCGGCTACGTACTTGGATATGCTACCTTCCCTGAATCTGCAGGTCTCTGGAATGACGGAGTGGTTATGATGGACGAATACGTAGGTGAAGGCGGACCAGTAGCTACCCATAATAAAGGAAGAGTAACAGTGCACGAAGTAGGTCATTACCTAAACCTTAGACACATCTGGGGTGATGCCAACTGCGGAAACGATTTCGTAGATGATACGCCACAGCAGATCACTAACCACAGAGGCGTTCCTTCTTATCCTAAAATGGAAACATGCGGTGGTGTATCGCGTTCAACAATGTTCATGAACTATATGGATTATTCTGATGAAACAACACTGTTTATGTTTACCAAAAAACAAAACGACAGAATGCAGGCTTCTATTTCTGCTAACGGACCAAGGGCCGGGTTGAGAATATTATAA
- the clpB gene encoding ATP-dependent chaperone ClpB, which produces MNLNQYTVKSQEAIQTAQQTAMEFGNQSIEPQHILEGIFQVDENISPFLLKKSEADANLVRERNRESLEKLPKVQGGNIYLSQSANKVLLDAPNIAKKMGDEYVTIEHLWLSLLETTSEVSKMLKDMGVTKNLLEGAIKELRKGSKATSASSEETYQSLNKYAKNFNELAAEGKLDPVIGRDEEIRRVLQILSRRTKNNPILIGEPGVGKTAIAEGIAHRIISGDVPENLMDKTLFSLDMGALIAGAKYKGEFEERLKSVVNEVIKSDGQIILFIDEIHTLVGAGGGEGAMDAANILKPALARGELRAIGATTLNEYQKYFEKDKALERRFQKVMVEEPDTESAISILRGIKDKYEAHHKVRIKDEAIIAAVEMSQRYISDRFLPDKAIDLIDEASAKLRMEINSKPEDLDVLDRKLMQLEIELAAISREGNQTKIDHLKEDIAKISEERNEINAKWLKEKQKSEDLTQIKKDIESLKLEAERASRAGDYAKVAEIQYGKLREKEEELSKMELEMQNHQNELIKEEVTSENISEVIAKWTGVPVTKLLQSEREKLLNLETELHHRVVGQDEAIQAVADAIRRNRAGLSDEKKPIGSFLFLGTTGVGKTELAKALAEFLFDDENNMTRIDMSEYQERHSVSRLVGAPPGYVGYDEGGQLTEAVRRRPYSVVLLDEIEKAHPDVFNTLLQVLDDGRLTDNKGRVVNFKNSIIIMTSNLGSHLIQENFENITDENQDEIVDKTKDEVFDLLKQTLRPEFLNRIDEVVLFQPLRKKEIGKIVQYQLRGFNDMLAKRNIIMTATQDAVDYLMNKGYDPAFGARPLKRVIQQEVLNKLSREILAGTVNDGDRITLDYFDETGLVFRPSEQ; this is translated from the coding sequence ATGAACTTAAACCAATATACTGTAAAATCACAGGAAGCCATCCAGACAGCACAGCAGACTGCAATGGAGTTTGGCAACCAGAGTATCGAACCACAACACATTCTGGAAGGAATCTTCCAGGTGGATGAAAATATATCGCCTTTCTTATTAAAAAAATCTGAAGCAGATGCCAATCTGGTAAGAGAACGCAACCGTGAAAGTTTAGAAAAACTTCCTAAAGTACAGGGAGGAAATATCTACTTATCACAATCTGCTAACAAAGTATTATTAGATGCCCCCAACATCGCTAAAAAAATGGGTGACGAATATGTAACGATTGAGCATTTATGGCTATCCCTTTTAGAAACAACTTCGGAGGTCTCCAAGATGCTTAAAGATATGGGCGTAACCAAAAATCTTTTGGAAGGCGCCATCAAAGAATTAAGAAAAGGAAGCAAAGCTACTTCTGCCAGCTCAGAAGAAACCTATCAATCCTTAAATAAATATGCAAAAAACTTCAACGAGTTAGCTGCTGAAGGGAAGCTGGATCCGGTAATCGGACGTGATGAAGAGATCAGAAGAGTGCTTCAGATCCTTTCCAGAAGAACAAAGAACAACCCTATCCTTATCGGGGAACCCGGTGTAGGTAAAACCGCTATTGCTGAAGGAATTGCACACCGTATCATCAGCGGGGACGTACCGGAAAACCTGATGGACAAAACATTGTTCTCACTGGATATGGGAGCTCTGATCGCTGGCGCCAAATATAAAGGTGAATTCGAAGAGCGTTTAAAATCCGTTGTGAATGAAGTCATCAAGTCTGATGGACAGATTATTCTTTTCATCGATGAGATCCACACCCTTGTAGGAGCAGGAGGTGGAGAAGGAGCTATGGATGCTGCCAATATCCTTAAACCAGCTTTGGCAAGAGGCGAACTGAGAGCTATCGGAGCGACTACCTTAAACGAATATCAAAAATATTTTGAAAAGGATAAAGCTTTGGAAAGACGTTTCCAGAAAGTAATGGTGGAGGAACCGGATACTGAATCCGCTATTTCCATTCTTCGTGGAATCAAAGATAAATATGAAGCTCACCATAAGGTAAGAATCAAAGATGAAGCGATTATTGCAGCAGTAGAAATGTCTCAACGGTATATTTCAGACCGTTTTCTACCGGACAAAGCAATTGACCTTATTGACGAGGCTTCTGCAAAACTGAGAATGGAAATCAATTCAAAACCGGAAGATCTGGATGTACTGGACAGAAAACTGATGCAGCTTGAAATTGAATTAGCGGCTATTTCCAGAGAAGGCAACCAGACGAAAATTGATCATTTGAAGGAGGATATTGCCAAAATCTCCGAGGAGAGAAACGAGATCAATGCCAAATGGCTGAAAGAAAAACAGAAAAGTGAAGATCTTACCCAGATCAAAAAAGATATTGAATCTCTGAAACTGGAGGCAGAAAGAGCATCCAGAGCCGGAGATTATGCAAAAGTAGCAGAGATCCAGTATGGAAAACTCCGCGAAAAAGAAGAAGAACTCAGTAAGATGGAGCTAGAAATGCAGAACCATCAGAATGAGCTTATCAAGGAAGAAGTTACTTCTGAAAATATTTCTGAGGTGATTGCAAAATGGACCGGTGTTCCTGTAACAAAACTATTACAATCAGAAAGGGAAAAGTTACTGAATCTTGAAACAGAGCTTCACCACAGGGTTGTTGGCCAGGATGAGGCTATTCAGGCTGTAGCAGATGCTATCCGAAGAAACAGAGCCGGGCTGAGTGATGAGAAAAAACCAATTGGATCATTCCTGTTCCTGGGTACAACCGGAGTTGGTAAAACTGAATTGGCAAAAGCTTTAGCAGAATTCTTATTTGATGATGAGAACAACATGACGAGAATTGACATGAGTGAATATCAGGAACGTCACAGTGTTTCAAGATTAGTGGGAGCGCCTCCGGGATATGTAGGATATGATGAAGGCGGACAGCTTACTGAAGCGGTAAGAAGAAGACCTTATTCTGTAGTTCTTCTGGATGAAATTGAAAAAGCTCATCCGGATGTATTCAACACGCTTCTTCAGGTCTTAGATGACGGACGTTTAACGGATAACAAGGGACGTGTGGTGAATTTTAAAAATTCTATTATCATCATGACTTCGAATTTAGGTTCACATCTGATCCAGGAGAATTTTGAAAATATTACGGATGAAAACCAGGATGAGATTGTGGATAAAACCAAAGACGAAGTTTTTGACCTTCTGAAACAGACTCTGCGTCCGGAATTCCTGAACAGAATTGATGAGGTAGTATTGTTCCAGCCTCTCAGAAAAAAAGAAATCGGAAAAATTGTTCAGTATCAGTTGAGAGGATTTAATGATATGCTTGCAAAACGTAACATCATCATGACTGCTACTCAGGATGCCGTAGATTATCTGATGAACAAGGGCTATGATCCCGCTTTCGGAGCGAGACCTTTAAAAAGAGTGATCCAGCAGGAAGTTCTTAATAAATTATCCCGAGAAATTCTTGCCGGAACCGTGAATGACGGAGACCGTATCACTTTAGATTATTTTGACGAAACCGGTCTTGTTTTCAGACCGTCAGAACAATAA
- a CDS encoding ABC transporter ATP-binding protein — MKTFHKQKEETAEQISSGNYHQALKRIIDFTLDTEHVNFYRKTNLFLKWFDSHQHSEEVPGKLTALLSEVTDQLQNKEPVDRHILTKMIGWEKKHSKSFTLGPMNLELRTGEIAGLVGENGNGKTTLLRSLCGELKADKGELYYLFPYTDAYDLRSKLIYIPQRTPSWKGSLIQNLLFTAVSYGYSPDEAVEITELIIARLGLREFKEYAWKNLSSGYKMRFELARMLLRKPKILLIDEPLANLDIIAQQTVLEDLRQIADSPFRPLAVVLSSQQLYEVEKNSGQIIFLKKGRQQNLNAHETGSLIVEFETNEGITELKCKLSILPLHSLEQNGSTFIATFNGDLKREDFMKFSLDQEINLVYFRDISKSSRVFFLK; from the coding sequence ATGAAAACTTTTCATAAACAGAAAGAGGAAACTGCAGAGCAGATCAGTTCCGGGAATTATCATCAGGCGTTGAAACGGATTATAGATTTTACGCTGGATACAGAGCACGTTAATTTTTACAGAAAAACCAACTTATTCCTGAAATGGTTTGACAGCCACCAGCATTCGGAAGAGGTGCCGGGAAAACTGACAGCCTTACTTTCTGAAGTTACAGATCAGCTTCAGAACAAAGAACCTGTGGACCGCCATATTCTCACTAAAATGATTGGTTGGGAGAAAAAACATTCTAAATCCTTTACATTAGGTCCTATGAACCTTGAGCTCAGAACCGGAGAAATAGCAGGTTTAGTAGGAGAGAATGGAAACGGAAAGACAACACTTCTCCGATCTCTGTGTGGAGAACTGAAAGCAGATAAAGGAGAACTTTATTATCTGTTTCCTTATACGGATGCCTATGATCTTCGTTCCAAACTTATTTATATTCCGCAGCGTACTCCTTCATGGAAAGGAAGTCTTATTCAGAACCTTTTGTTTACAGCGGTATCATACGGATATTCTCCTGATGAAGCAGTTGAAATTACAGAACTGATCATTGCAAGGCTCGGATTAAGAGAATTTAAAGAATATGCCTGGAAAAATCTTAGTTCAGGATATAAGATGAGATTTGAATTAGCCAGAATGCTTTTAAGAAAACCTAAAATTCTGCTCATTGATGAACCGCTTGCCAATCTGGATATTATTGCGCAGCAAACCGTTTTGGAAGATCTCAGACAGATTGCGGATTCACCGTTTCGTCCCTTGGCAGTAGTTCTCAGCTCACAGCAACTGTACGAAGTTGAGAAAAATTCCGGTCAGATTATTTTTCTGAAAAAAGGAAGACAGCAGAATCTGAATGCACACGAAACCGGATCTCTTATTGTAGAATTCGAAACGAATGAAGGAATTACAGAACTTAAGTGTAAGCTCTCTATATTGCCACTGCATTCTCTTGAGCAGAACGGAAGTACATTTATAGCCACTTTTAACGGAGATTTGAAGAGGGAAGATTTTATGAAATTTTCTTTGGACCAGGAAATTAATCTGGTTTATTTCCGTGATATTTCAAAATCAAGCCGGGTTTTCTTTTTAAAATAG
- a CDS encoding TetR/AcrR family transcriptional regulator gives MELKEKQKKILDVAVELFKEKGYMGSSVRDLATKLSIKAASLYAHIRSKEEILEWICFGIAQEFFDELQKVKSTEAAPKDKLNLFIDRHLSVVLKNRDVTHIYSNEWKHLEERLPEFVELRKNYQEEVEELISEIYKAEMWELKSPSFTTRFILHTLNNSYFWFKRNSDSTDEITSEIRDKILFGLRGNQKY, from the coding sequence ATGGAACTTAAAGAAAAACAGAAAAAAATACTAGACGTAGCCGTAGAACTTTTCAAAGAGAAAGGGTATATGGGAAGCTCGGTGAGAGATCTGGCTACGAAGCTCAGCATCAAGGCGGCATCTTTATATGCCCACATCCGTTCTAAAGAAGAAATTTTGGAATGGATATGCTTTGGTATTGCTCAGGAATTTTTTGATGAACTTCAGAAGGTGAAAAGTACTGAAGCTGCCCCAAAGGATAAACTAAACTTGTTTATTGACAGGCATTTATCCGTAGTGCTTAAAAACCGCGATGTCACCCATATTTATTCCAATGAATGGAAGCATCTCGAAGAAAGGCTTCCTGAATTTGTAGAGTTGAGAAAAAATTATCAGGAAGAAGTGGAAGAGCTGATCTCTGAAATTTACAAAGCGGAAATGTGGGAATTGAAATCACCTTCTTTTACCACAAGATTTATTCTGCATACCCTAAATAACTCTTATTTCTGGTTCAAAAGAAACAGCGATTCTACCGATGAGATTACTAGCGAGATAAGAGATAAAATTCTTTTCGGGCTGAGAGGAAATCAAAAATACTGA